The DNA segment ttcgttaagtaaattcagttgttcatgaacagttcatcTGGTCTCGAATAAAAacgaacgcaagcaaataaaaaccaacgcaaacgaacatttaacttgaaataaaaaataaaaacattgttatcctAAGACATTGGATATAAAGTAGttaatacaaccatcaaatgataaatcaaaacacaagaagtctactacaccaccaaacgatgaatcgagtttaactaacttagacataattatccccaaaaaatgtcttagaatgtccaaattttagctaacttacaAAAAAATACGGTTTCAatttttcaatatgtttagataaaaggtttattatttattattttttaatataatcaaacgaacatgaacaaatgtAAACGAACGAACGTAACTGAACGTTCACGAatgcagtcgaacgaacgagacatatgttcatgttcgttcgctaagctaaccagacaaaattttttgttcgtgttcgttcgttaagttaatcgaacgaacataaacgaagttcccgccgaacggttcacgaactgttcgctgaacgttcggttcgtttacagtcCTAATTATAACTAGCAGTATTACTCGCAGCGGCGGCCCTAGGTAATGGGCTGGGTGGGTAGGCGCACCCCTTGGAAAATAAAAATCATGTATTTTATAGGCAAAAATTctgaccgcaccccttgaaagtTTGGTTAAATCCCTCGTTCACACCCCCAGAAAACAATTCTTGGATCCGCCACTGATTACTCGCGCTATGCGATGGGAATTCGGTCGGTATCGGTTCGTTTCGTTACGATACTGATACTGAATCGTTACAGTAATTGAAAGGAAAAACGAAAAAGTAAAATCATGATATGTTCAAAAGGATATCTACACTTGAAAACCGAAAAAACAAATATACCAATCGGTTTGCTTCGTTTGAGTACCGTCATGATATCGTAACTCGTATACCATGATGCCAAGAAAAAAATTAACATGTCTTCTTTTTCAGGTTCAAATAAAAAGTTAATGAACTCGAGTTATCGTAGAAAATTCAAATCAAGTTAAAGTAATATGtgtaaatttaaaatataaaggagaaaattaaaatttaaaatactaTTAATCTATTATAATATAAACTCCGCTCATCATTTTTAATATGTAAAAAATAAATGTAAAtcaattataaaaattaaaatactatttctttttttatttttcagttttatacaaATAGTACCTGAATGATAATTCTTTACAAAATAGCCTCTGGGAAGGTGAAATAAcaagttgtaaaaaaaaaaacaaaagcaaCTTGTGATAAAAAACTATACCCGTATCCTAGCTTCCAAAAAAACAAGGGCGGCAGTTGGCAAGAGCGCTCGCACTCCACCCCCATCGATGCTTAGAATCGTGATTAAATTGCCGAATACATATGAATCTTCATTAGACAACTATACGTAgatatacatataaaaaaacaTTCAGATGTTATTGCATGTATAATAACTACATATAGCAGCAACATGAGGGCAAGCTACTAATGTGGTACTGATCACAAACCTTTTGGTGTTCCGGTGTGACTGGATCAGGATTCTGGCCATTCTTGACAGGGTATAATGCCTCCATTGCAATTCCACATTTACCTGTTTTCTCTATTACATTGCGTTCAATTTTTACGTAGCCTTTTTCCCCCCATTCTGCACCCCAAGAGTTTCTCACCAGCCAGTAATTCTTGCCAGCTTCGGTCCCATAGCCAACCACAACTACATCATGGTCCAAACCGGTCCCACATTTGCCCGTGAAGATGCAATACAATGACTAGATAATCAGTGAACCCCAAAAACTACAACCCTCAaccgacaaaaaaaaaaaattagttacCACTCACCCCTGAGTAGAACTGAAAATCCCTGCTACCAGCATCGATAGAAACAGAGACAGGCTGGTTTGCAACAGCCTTTAGCAACGATTGTTCATCGTTAGCAGGAAGCccttcataaccatggatacaaacaAAGATTAATTGATATAACTAAAAAGAAAACTATTtgtaatatataaaaaatttattaGTTAGTCACGTATATTCTAATAATCTATATCAATCCCCATGCTCCATTAAAAACTAAATCACCAACCAACTGAAAAATAAATCCCTAAGATGAACAAAATAACCAAAACAACATCCATACAAAATAAGTATGTGATCAAATCAAATGAGACCTGGAAACCAGTCACCGGGTTAGGTTTATCGACTGGATTAGAGGTTCTTGGGCGTTCTCAACGATCGGATCGTGGAAGGCTTACAAGCGAACAGAACAAACCCTCGTCTCGTTTCGTGTTTGGAAGGAATAAAAGATGTTTGTTTTTCCCCACCTACTTTCTCCCTTTTCTAATCTGCCCCTTTGAAAATAACATCTAACCTAAAATAACCCATCAACTTAGATCAACAGTCCAAAtatcacaacaacaacaacaacttaaAAAATTTACTCACCGCACGTCCCTTGGTCTTTAACCCGAGCCACGGCACCTCTTTCTCTCCAATCTACTGATTCTGGTAGAACATCTGCAAATTAAAGGAGCATGTGTTGGATGACTCGTGAGTAACCGCAAATGAACCTGCGGCCAGAACACCCAAAATGATCAATATTATTGGATGACACATCACACACACACGCTATCTTACTTGTTGATGAAacaccgattaacaccaatgtTAATAGATGGGGTTATTTCTTCTATGGGTTCAACCTCTTTCCTTACTCGTAATAATAGCTCGAAACCTGCAAAACAGTAataccgttagtctcgttaagagggggagatgggggttttccctcttaaccaggctccgacttgagaataagtactgttctgagagaataaaacagtgtgtgtataaaTTGAGTATAGAGtgtaaagatcctgaacctgaatgatgaagggtcctatttatagccggagggtgaaggagggaggagcagctgtgccagctgtggatgcgcgccagctgtccgaccaaggggaatatcctcttggtctgctctgttatggctggtgtagtggtacacgtggcgcgcttaCATTTGTCCATGTTGGAAACCTTGTACTGGTGTTGTCAGCTCTGCCCCAtgatttgtcgcaggcctatgtgacATCCTGCGAGTGgcgacacgtgttgtcctttttgtctggtagagcatctttggtgccacctgcaGATCTTacagaagtttctagaagctcCTGGATTGCTTTGCTGATGTGGTCGCCAAGTATGCTTAGAAAGTGGTATGGTctctgccatgtaggcagggaattgggaccatacctcttcaagtccccccaatCCAGTGTgacttctagttgagttgatcgtctaggagggattctggacttataagAGTAGTGGTTTTTATGGCGCGTGTAGTTTGgtgattagaaaaaaaaaattgagccAAACGGACGCGCCGCGCATGGGTTTTATCATCCcagaaaaagtgagccaaatggacgcatggcgcatgggtttagGGACTTTTACAAAAAATGAGCCAAACGGACGCATGGCGCATGAATTTTGGCCCTTTAAAAactgagccaaatggacgcatggcgcatgggttttggcacttttgtaaaaagtgagccaaacgGACGCATGGCGCATGAGTTTTGGCACTTTATAAAAAGTGAgtcaaatggacgcatggcgcatgggttttgacacttttgtaaaaagtgagccaaacggacgcatggcgcatgagttttggcactttataaaaagtgagccaaatggacgcatggcgcatcgCGAATGGTACTTATTGTTTCCTTCTGATGGAAGTTTTGGTATCTTGGGGAAGATGTTGATGTGACTGTCTTATGTCCCTGTCTTATCGGAGGTGAACATGCGCTTTTTCAGTTACTTTCTGTCACGTCGTCAGGCCCTGTTACCCATGCTTCCCGAAAAAAGAGGTgacgtcttctctctcttctgacgTGTCATTCCCTCATTGCTTGCTTTTCTTGGACTCTGACGGTCccttacccatcgcattaaatgcgatgggtataaataggagACGGTTTCTCCTTTTTCTTCACTTTTTTCAAATTTCTTAAGTTTGTTTTTCTCCATCTCTTTCATTTCCTTCTTTCTTTACTCGAGTAGTTGTTTAACCTTTAGTTATCTTCGTCATGTCTGGAACAAATCCTACTCAGAAGAAGAGAAAATATAAAGGGAGGGCTCCTCCTGGTCCGGACCAGGCAGTCATTGGATGGAAAGAGGAAGAATTCAATA comes from the Helianthus annuus cultivar XRQ/B chromosome 4, HanXRQr2.0-SUNRISE, whole genome shotgun sequence genome and includes:
- the LOC118491472 gene encoding KDEL-tailed cysteine endopeptidase CEP2-like; its protein translation is MISALVLFGFGERTFGVLTKIDLMDKGTDGVDAIDRGENLANLNDKAETLRDSVYLFLIEPGKQSRARIVLVDGYEGLPANDEQSLLKAVANQPVSVSIDAGSRDFQFYSGSLYCIFTGKCGTGLDHDVVVVGYGTEAGKNYWLVRNSWGAEWGEKGYVKIERNVIEKTGKCGIAMEALYPVKNGQNPDPVTPEHQKLSNEDSYVFGNLITILSIDGGGVRALLPTAALVFLEARIRV